In the Harmonia axyridis chromosome 3, icHarAxyr1.1, whole genome shotgun sequence genome, one interval contains:
- the LOC123676588 gene encoding uncharacterized protein LOC123676588 isoform X6, protein MKSKRSIFGALKHAIPTYIWMFLFAAAVFILTLINLNPKMVDYLPETSTVEIEDFQKGYLIKTPGCKIPELPLNNTALQHYFEYQYKGAHCNQDRPPLVDSNLTSLHLLDTSFQSYNISDRRSVRCCYKELKRKEPQGKPDKQFEFGETCNYFEESITVKEEFVQVLCYYREKEIYQDLFAFVPKKSNVAPDVNREKLNVLIIGIDAISRINFHRQMPKTVATLKTLGFQEFLGYNKIADNTYPNLIAVLTGDDEQTIEKSCRSTGKYFDNCNLIWKHFKNNSYLTSFAEDSAWMGLFNYQKYGFQKQPTDYVWGFFNRIAEDMIGNSQSMNVIQCIGAREDYKMIVKYVEDFVHQMNHWKLPYLFFSWSSSLSHDFVNKPRIGDQLYSDTFQNMYNKGHFENTVVIVMSDHGIRFGAFRQTYQGRIEERLPFLFVRLPLEFKERYPHAVANLRTNLRRLTTPFDLHETLYDLAHVENLQESGEPARMLV, encoded by the exons aagatcCATATTTGGTGCCTTGAAACACGCCATCCCGACCTACATATGGATGTTCCTATTTGCAGCCGCAGTCTTCATCTTAACCCTAATCAATCTGAACCCAAAAATGGTTGACTACCTTCCAGAAACCTCAACAGTAGAAATTGAGGACTTCCAGAAGGGTTATTTGATCAAGACCCCAGGGTGTAAGATACCAGAGTTACCACTGAACAACACAGCACTACAGCATTACTTCGAGTACCAATACAAAGGGGCTCACTGCAACCAAGACAGACCGCCATTGGTAGACTCCAATCTGACCTCGTTACACCTTCTGGATACGTCTTTCCAAAGCTACAACATATCCGACAGGAGGTCTGTGCGTTGCTGCTACAAAGAGCTCAAGAGGAAAGAACCTCAGGGTAAACCAGACAAGCAGTTCGAATTCGGTGAAACATGCAATTATTTCGAAGAGAGCATCACAGTTAAAGAAGAATTTGTACAAGTTCTATGTTACTACAGGGAAAAAGAAATATACCAAGACTTATTCGCTTTCGTACCAAAGAAGTCAAACGTAGCTCCAGACGTAAATAGAGAAAAACTCAACGTTCTGATAATCGGCATCGACGCTATCTCTAGAATCAACTTCCATCGTCAAATGCCGAAAACCGTTGCTACCCTGAAGACCCTAGGGTTTCAAGAGTTCCTCGGATACAACAAGATAGCAGACAACACGTACCCCAACCTCATAGCTGTACTGACCGGTGATGACGAACAGACCATAGAAAAGAGCTGTAGAAGTACTGGAAAGTACTTCGATAACTGCAACTTAATTTGGAAACACTTCAAGAACAACAGTTACCTAACTTCCTTCGCCGAAGACTCAGCCTGGATGGGTTTATTCAACTATCAGAAATACGGCTTCCAAAAGCAGCCAACTGATTACGTATGGGGGTTCTTCAATCGCATCGCCGAAGATATGATTGGTAACTCTCAAAGTATGAATGTGATACAGTGCATTGGAGCGAGGGAAGATTACAAAATGATCGTCAAGTACGTCGAAGACTTCGTTCACCAAATGAACCACTGGAAACTTCCGTATTTATTCTTTTCTTGGAGCTCGAGTTTGTCCCACGATTTCGTGAACAAACCTAGAATAGGCGACCAGCTCTACTCCGACACCTTTCAGAACATGTACAATAAGGGACACTTCGAAAACACCGTGGTTATAGTAATGAGCGACCACGGTATTAGGTTTGGCGCTTTCAGGCAGACCTACCAAGGTCGTATAGAAGAAAGACTGCCGTTTTTGTTCGTAAGACTACCTTTGGAGTTCAAAGAACGTTACCCTCATGCTGTTGCAAACCTCAGGACCAACCTACGAAGACTTACCACACCTTTCGACCTACATGAAACCCTGTACGACCTTGCCCACGTCGAAAACCTGCAGGAAAGTGGTG AACCTGCGAGGATGCTGGTATAA
- the LOC123676588 gene encoding uncharacterized protein LOC123676588 isoform X1, with amino-acid sequence MKSKRSIFGALKHAIPTYIWMFLFAAAVFILTLINLNPKMVDYLPETSTVEIEDFQKGYLIKTPGCKIPELPLNNTALQHYFEYQYKGAHCNQDRPPLVDSNLTSLHLLDTSFQSYNISDRRSVRCCYKELKRKEPQGKPDKQFEFGETCNYFEESITVKEEFVQVLCYYREKEIYQDLFAFVPKKSNVAPDVNREKLNVLIIGIDAISRINFHRQMPKTVATLKTLGFQEFLGYNKIADNTYPNLIAVLTGDDEQTIEKSCRSTGKYFDNCNLIWKHFKNNSYLTSFAEDSAWMGLFNYQKYGFQKQPTDYVWGFFNRIAEDMIGNSQSMNVIQCIGAREDYKMIVKYVEDFVHQMNHWKLPYLFFSWSSSLSHDFVNKPRIGDQLYSDTFQNMYNKGHFENTVVIVMSDHGIRFGAFRQTYQGRIEERLPFLFVRLPLEFKERYPHAVANLRTNLRRLTTPFDLHETLYDLAHVENLQESGGRYSRSRYGLSLFSKIPSSRTCEDAGITDHWCTCLESQPVGITPEVRYVTIFTINYLNSLLKGYAQCSKLRLKTIRNAQILSHAEKTLKSKEQVKDYLVSFETLPGDGSFEATVRIWGTEKLELIGTVSRLNLYGKQSACITDFHLKLYCYCKDIWS; translated from the coding sequence aagatcCATATTTGGTGCCTTGAAACACGCCATCCCGACCTACATATGGATGTTCCTATTTGCAGCCGCAGTCTTCATCTTAACCCTAATCAATCTGAACCCAAAAATGGTTGACTACCTTCCAGAAACCTCAACAGTAGAAATTGAGGACTTCCAGAAGGGTTATTTGATCAAGACCCCAGGGTGTAAGATACCAGAGTTACCACTGAACAACACAGCACTACAGCATTACTTCGAGTACCAATACAAAGGGGCTCACTGCAACCAAGACAGACCGCCATTGGTAGACTCCAATCTGACCTCGTTACACCTTCTGGATACGTCTTTCCAAAGCTACAACATATCCGACAGGAGGTCTGTGCGTTGCTGCTACAAAGAGCTCAAGAGGAAAGAACCTCAGGGTAAACCAGACAAGCAGTTCGAATTCGGTGAAACATGCAATTATTTCGAAGAGAGCATCACAGTTAAAGAAGAATTTGTACAAGTTCTATGTTACTACAGGGAAAAAGAAATATACCAAGACTTATTCGCTTTCGTACCAAAGAAGTCAAACGTAGCTCCAGACGTAAATAGAGAAAAACTCAACGTTCTGATAATCGGCATCGACGCTATCTCTAGAATCAACTTCCATCGTCAAATGCCGAAAACCGTTGCTACCCTGAAGACCCTAGGGTTTCAAGAGTTCCTCGGATACAACAAGATAGCAGACAACACGTACCCCAACCTCATAGCTGTACTGACCGGTGATGACGAACAGACCATAGAAAAGAGCTGTAGAAGTACTGGAAAGTACTTCGATAACTGCAACTTAATTTGGAAACACTTCAAGAACAACAGTTACCTAACTTCCTTCGCCGAAGACTCAGCCTGGATGGGTTTATTCAACTATCAGAAATACGGCTTCCAAAAGCAGCCAACTGATTACGTATGGGGGTTCTTCAATCGCATCGCCGAAGATATGATTGGTAACTCTCAAAGTATGAATGTGATACAGTGCATTGGAGCGAGGGAAGATTACAAAATGATCGTCAAGTACGTCGAAGACTTCGTTCACCAAATGAACCACTGGAAACTTCCGTATTTATTCTTTTCTTGGAGCTCGAGTTTGTCCCACGATTTCGTGAACAAACCTAGAATAGGCGACCAGCTCTACTCCGACACCTTTCAGAACATGTACAATAAGGGACACTTCGAAAACACCGTGGTTATAGTAATGAGCGACCACGGTATTAGGTTTGGCGCTTTCAGGCAGACCTACCAAGGTCGTATAGAAGAAAGACTGCCGTTTTTGTTCGTAAGACTACCTTTGGAGTTCAAAGAACGTTACCCTCATGCTGTTGCAAACCTCAGGACCAACCTACGAAGACTTACCACACCTTTCGACCTACATGAAACCCTGTACGACCTTGCCCACGTCGAAAACCTGCAGGAAAGTGGTGGTAGGTATTCTAGGAGCAGATACGGTTTGAGCCTATTCAGCAAGATTCCTTCTTCTAGAACCTGCGAGGATGCTGGTATAACAGACCATTGGTGCACTTGTCTAGAGAGCCAACCAGTCGGTATAACTCCAGAGGTGAGGTACGTGACAATCTTCACTATCAACTACCTGAACAGCCTTCTAAAAGGTTACGCTCAATGTTCCAAACTTCGTTTGAAGACAATCAGAAACGCTCAGATTTTATCTCATGCCGAGAAGACCTTGAAATCCAAGGAACAAGTGAAGGACTACCTAGTGAGCTTCGAAACTTTACCCGGTGATGGCTCGTTTGAGGCTACTGTTAGAATATGGGGCACAGAGAAGTTGGAACTGATTGGTACAGTCAGTAGGTTGAATTTGTATGGAAAGCAGAGCGCCTGCATCACTGATTTTCATCTGAAACTGTACTGTTACTGCAAGGACATATGGAGTTGA
- the LOC123676588 gene encoding uncharacterized protein LOC123676588 isoform X3: protein MKSKSIFGALKHAIPTYIWMFLFAAAVFILTLINLNPKMVDYLPETSTVEIEDFQKGYLIKTPGCKIPELPLNNTALQHYFEYQYKGAHCNQDRPPLVDSNLTSLHLLDTSFQSYNISDRRSVRCCYKELKRKEPQGKPDKQFEFGETCNYFEESITVKEEFVQVLCYYREKEIYQDLFAFVPKKSNVAPDVNREKLNVLIIGIDAISRINFHRQMPKTVATLKTLGFQEFLGYNKIADNTYPNLIAVLTGDDEQTIEKSCRSTGKYFDNCNLIWKHFKNNSYLTSFAEDSAWMGLFNYQKYGFQKQPTDYVWGFFNRIAEDMIGNSQSMNVIQCIGAREDYKMIVKYVEDFVHQMNHWKLPYLFFSWSSSLSHDFVNKPRIGDQLYSDTFQNMYNKGHFENTVVIVMSDHGIRFGAFRQTYQGRIEERLPFLFVRLPLEFKERYPHAVANLRTNLRRLTTPFDLHETLYDLAHVENLQESGGRYSRSRYGLSLFSKIPSSRTCEDAGITDHWCTCLESQPVGITPEVRYVTIFTINYLNSLLKGYAQCSKLRLKTIRNAQILSHAEKTLKSKEQVKDYLVSFETLPGDGSFEATVRIWGTEKLELIGTVSRLNLYGKQSACITDFHLKLYCYCKDIWS from the coding sequence atcCATATTTGGTGCCTTGAAACACGCCATCCCGACCTACATATGGATGTTCCTATTTGCAGCCGCAGTCTTCATCTTAACCCTAATCAATCTGAACCCAAAAATGGTTGACTACCTTCCAGAAACCTCAACAGTAGAAATTGAGGACTTCCAGAAGGGTTATTTGATCAAGACCCCAGGGTGTAAGATACCAGAGTTACCACTGAACAACACAGCACTACAGCATTACTTCGAGTACCAATACAAAGGGGCTCACTGCAACCAAGACAGACCGCCATTGGTAGACTCCAATCTGACCTCGTTACACCTTCTGGATACGTCTTTCCAAAGCTACAACATATCCGACAGGAGGTCTGTGCGTTGCTGCTACAAAGAGCTCAAGAGGAAAGAACCTCAGGGTAAACCAGACAAGCAGTTCGAATTCGGTGAAACATGCAATTATTTCGAAGAGAGCATCACAGTTAAAGAAGAATTTGTACAAGTTCTATGTTACTACAGGGAAAAAGAAATATACCAAGACTTATTCGCTTTCGTACCAAAGAAGTCAAACGTAGCTCCAGACGTAAATAGAGAAAAACTCAACGTTCTGATAATCGGCATCGACGCTATCTCTAGAATCAACTTCCATCGTCAAATGCCGAAAACCGTTGCTACCCTGAAGACCCTAGGGTTTCAAGAGTTCCTCGGATACAACAAGATAGCAGACAACACGTACCCCAACCTCATAGCTGTACTGACCGGTGATGACGAACAGACCATAGAAAAGAGCTGTAGAAGTACTGGAAAGTACTTCGATAACTGCAACTTAATTTGGAAACACTTCAAGAACAACAGTTACCTAACTTCCTTCGCCGAAGACTCAGCCTGGATGGGTTTATTCAACTATCAGAAATACGGCTTCCAAAAGCAGCCAACTGATTACGTATGGGGGTTCTTCAATCGCATCGCCGAAGATATGATTGGTAACTCTCAAAGTATGAATGTGATACAGTGCATTGGAGCGAGGGAAGATTACAAAATGATCGTCAAGTACGTCGAAGACTTCGTTCACCAAATGAACCACTGGAAACTTCCGTATTTATTCTTTTCTTGGAGCTCGAGTTTGTCCCACGATTTCGTGAACAAACCTAGAATAGGCGACCAGCTCTACTCCGACACCTTTCAGAACATGTACAATAAGGGACACTTCGAAAACACCGTGGTTATAGTAATGAGCGACCACGGTATTAGGTTTGGCGCTTTCAGGCAGACCTACCAAGGTCGTATAGAAGAAAGACTGCCGTTTTTGTTCGTAAGACTACCTTTGGAGTTCAAAGAACGTTACCCTCATGCTGTTGCAAACCTCAGGACCAACCTACGAAGACTTACCACACCTTTCGACCTACATGAAACCCTGTACGACCTTGCCCACGTCGAAAACCTGCAGGAAAGTGGTGGTAGGTATTCTAGGAGCAGATACGGTTTGAGCCTATTCAGCAAGATTCCTTCTTCTAGAACCTGCGAGGATGCTGGTATAACAGACCATTGGTGCACTTGTCTAGAGAGCCAACCAGTCGGTATAACTCCAGAGGTGAGGTACGTGACAATCTTCACTATCAACTACCTGAACAGCCTTCTAAAAGGTTACGCTCAATGTTCCAAACTTCGTTTGAAGACAATCAGAAACGCTCAGATTTTATCTCATGCCGAGAAGACCTTGAAATCCAAGGAACAAGTGAAGGACTACCTAGTGAGCTTCGAAACTTTACCCGGTGATGGCTCGTTTGAGGCTACTGTTAGAATATGGGGCACAGAGAAGTTGGAACTGATTGGTACAGTCAGTAGGTTGAATTTGTATGGAAAGCAGAGCGCCTGCATCACTGATTTTCATCTGAAACTGTACTGTTACTGCAAGGACATATGGAGTTGA